DNA from Roseimicrobium sp. ORNL1:
GAGACCTGTGAGTTCGGCTACAACGTGGTGCGGGATGGCGTGCATATCCACGACTTCCACGCCACTCTGATGCACTTGCTGGGCATCGATCACGAACGGCTCACGTACAAGTTTCAGGGAAGACGCTATCGCCTTACGGATGTGCATGGGCATCTGGTGAAGGGGATGGTGGGGTAGCCATTGCTTCCGAGCATTACTTTTTTGCCTGAGGCGGTTTAAATGGGTCAGACCAAAACTCTCCCGATTCGGTGCTCGCGGAAATGCGAATGCCTGTGGTGTTTGAAAGTCTCGGGTGGTCAACCGGAACGAGAAGAAAATAGTCTGTGTCCGGGGCCAGTGCATAGGCAGTAGCGCCAGTGCCACAATACCCGACGGGAACTTTCTGCCACCCACCCTCAATCTGGACTTCGTAATCTGGGAAGCGCACGATGAACTTGCCCTCCTTGGATGGTGGATCGAAGCCCCAGAACTTCAACGGCTGTGGACCCGGATGGCGGAACGCGAATACCCCATAGAGAACGGTCGCGGGACGCTGCTCTTTGGTGCTGGGTTCAAAGGTCTTCGACTCTGTGCGAAGGAATCGAAAGGTGGTGGCGGTCAATTTGGCGGGCTCGTTTGCGGTCGCTTGTGACAACGAGGCAAAGAGCACTGTGAGGCTAAGCGCAATGCACTTCATCACCAGGCATGACGCTCGAGAGTGGAATTCTTTGTTTTTTTGGACAGACTTTTCCTGGCACTTGGACTTCTGCTACGAGGAAGCGTCACCTCCCGGCCAATGGCCTGGCACCTCGCCTTGCGAATAGCATTGACCTTGAACTGTTGCGCCTGTGAAGACTGCCCCGGTGAGGTCCGCATTGACGAAGTCGGCTCCATCGAGGGCCGCACCTGAAAAGTCTGCATCGCGGAGGTTGGCGTCTGTGAAGTCGCAGGTTTTGACGTTGGCGTGGACGAACTTCACCCCTTGCAGGTTTGCTCCACGGAAGTTTGCGTAGATGAAAGTGCGAGAGAAGTCAGATCCTGCCAAATTGGCTCCTTGTAGGTCATTGGTCATGTCGTCGAACTCTTCGTCGACGAAGTTACGTTCACCAGCCAGATAGCGTTGCAGTACGATGTCCATTTGAGTAAGGGCGATTATGAATGCACGAGATTGATGTGAGAAATCAACTTTTCGCTGCCCGCTTCCGATAATCTTTCGGATTGCACTTCATCGCGCTTCTGAAAACGCGGTTAAAATACGACAGGCTATTGAACCCATTTTCAAACGCAATTTCACCGACCGTGGCACTACCTGCCACCAACTCACGACAAGCGGAATCCAACCGCACGCGATTCACAAACGCGCTGAAGGGAGTGCCTGCGTGCTTACGAAACTGGCGTGCAAAGGTCGCCTTGCTCATGCCAGCGACTT
Protein-coding regions in this window:
- a CDS encoding pentapeptide repeat-containing protein; this translates as MDIVLQRYLAGERNFVDEEFDDMTNDLQGANLAGSDFSRTFIYANFRGANLQGVKFVHANVKTCDFTDANLRDADFSGAALDGADFVNADLTGAVFTGATVQGQCYSQGEVPGHWPGGDASS